A stretch of Chanodichthys erythropterus isolate Z2021 chromosome 20, ASM2448905v1, whole genome shotgun sequence DNA encodes these proteins:
- the tardbpa gene encoding TAR DNA binding protein, like isoform X2, with product MTECYIRVAEDENEEPMEIPSEEDGTVLLSTVAAQFPGACGLRYRSPVSQCMRGVRLVEGVLHAPESDWGNLVYVVNYPKDNKRKMDEMDAASAVKIKRGVQKTSDLIVLGLPWKTTEQDLKDYFSTFGEVIMVQVKRDAKTGNSKGFGFVRFTDYETQIKVMSQRHMIDGRWCDCKLPNSKYFLEQAGPDEPMRSRKVFVGRCTEDMTADELRQFFMQYGEVTDVFIPKPFRAFAFVTFADDQVAQSLCGEDLIIKGTSVHISNAEPKHNNIHHLFSNFPGRSPSLAAMFERSQYQFPSSHV from the exons ATGACGGAGTGTTATATTCGCGTCGCGGAGGATGAGAACGAGGAGCCGATGGAGATCCCGTCCGAAGAAGACGGCACCGTGCTGCTGTCCACCGTCGCCGCGCAGTTTCCCGGTGCTTGCGGCCTTAGATACCGTAGCCCCGTGTCTCAGTGCATGAGAGGGGTCCGACTAGTGGAGGGGGTTCTTCATGCACCCGAATCAGACTGGGGCAATCTGGTGTACGTGGTTAATTATCCAAAAG ATAACAAGAGGAAGATGGATGAAATGGATGCTGCATCGGCTGTGAAGATCAAGAGAGGTGTGCAGAAGACATCAGATTTGATTGTGCTTGGGTTGCCATGGAAAACAACAGAGCAAGACCTTAAAGATTACTTCAGCACTTTTGGAGAGGTGATCATGGTGCAG GTGAAGAGAGATGCAAAAACTGGAAATTCTAAAGGATTTGGCTTTGTAAGATTTACAGACTAcgaaacacaaataaaagtcaTGTCCCAACGGCATATGATCGATGGAAGATGGTGTGACTGTAAACTCCCCAACTCAAAG TATTTCCTGGAACAGGCTGGTCCCGATGAGCCTATGAGAAGCAGGAAAGTGTTTGTGGGCCGCTGCACCGAGGACATGACAGCCGATGAGCTTAGACAGTTTTTTATGCAGTACGGCGAAGTCACAGACGTGTTCATCCCCAAACCTTTCCGAGCTTTTGCCTTTGTCACCTTTGCAGATGATCAG gTTGCCCAGTCTTTGTGCGGTGAGGACCTGATCATCAAAGGAACCAGCGTGCACATCTCCAACGCTGAGCCTAAGCACAATAATA TTCATCACCTCTTTTCCAATTTCCCGGGAAGAAGCCCCTCGTTGGCCGCAATGTTCGAGCGATCTCAGTATCAGTTCCCTTCTTCCCATGTGTAA
- the c20h1orf127 gene encoding uncharacterized protein C1orf127 homolog, whose amino-acid sequence MLMLTRVLLITVHFILPIWGNVLQLQKRDWMGGPSASMTEGDVECFSEYMELWIHRMRIEGLRLWLSGILRIQVGLVSMENLNHQLSSCGFALRRDLDKNYIFRVMYSGCFVQLEHGSYVIVLNLLKRVSRFGGRTQKFMMKCPAVLAPPNREYIQCDSDFIQVTREIPVDNWNNELDWSLALRGSLVVALEDSSLIQVNVEMHKPNITVQGRRGTILSPVQVFKSEGHFLPLKLVSGHYAYSMEATCPNVNQLPSKDTVLHVYKRRMGLTKRGGYQNETLSVSSVIVEQTGTFTWSETSDFVQLIIPTSHIQQKKECIGQEGQKLQQHFYKIDAVLTFKETNHKMLWTMENTSPCSEMLKSRLMHDDPKEANFTTHSAEGITDEPADFNKEFTPSVPLKTLSTVSQTTDEETSINSVPTQQIQTT is encoded by the exons ATGCTGATGCTCACCAGAGTTTTACTTATTACAGT ACACTTCATTTTGCCCATATGGGGAAATGTTTTGCAACTTCAGAAGAGAGACTGGATGGGGGGTCCATCTGCTAGCATGACTG AGGGTGATGTGGAATGTTTCTCTGAGTACATGGAACTCTGGATCCATAGAATGAGAATTGAGGGATTGAGGCTTTGGCTTTCTGGAATATTAAGGATTCAAG TGGGTCTGGTGTCCATGGAGAATCTAAACCATCAGCTGTCTTCATGTGGGTTTGCCCTGCGCAGAGATCTAGACAAGAACTATATCTTCAGAGTCATGTACAGTGGATGTTTTGTCCAGTTAGAG CATGGGAGTTATGTGATTGTGCTGAACCTGCTGAAGAGAGTAAGTCGTTTTGGAGGCAGGACTCAAAAATTTATGATGAAGTGTCCAGCGGTGTTAGCGCCTCCTAACAGAGAGTACATCCAGTGTGATTCAGACTTCATTCAG GTTACCAGAGAGATCCCTGTGGATAACTGGAATAATGAG CTCGACTGGTCTCTGGCCTTGAGAGGGAGTCTGGTGGTGGCTTTGGAGGATTCCAGTCTTATtcaagtaaatgttgaaatgcaCAAACCAAACATAACAGTTCAAGGGAGGAGGGGCACCATCTTAAGTCCTGTGCAG GTTTTCAAATCTGAAGGACATTTCTTACCTCTCAAACTGGTCAGTGGCCATTATGCCTACAGCATGGAGGCGACCTGCCCAAATG TGAACCAGTTGCCATCTAAAGACACGGTGCTACATGTCTATAAACGGCGCATGGGCTTGACCAAGAGAGGTGGATATCAAAATGAGACCCTGTCAGTTAGCAGTGTGATTGTGGAACAGACTGGCACATTCACCTGGTCAGAGACGAGCGACTTTGTGCAGCTTATCATTCCCACGTCCCACATTCAACAGAAAAAG GAGTGCATTGGTCAGGAAGGTCAGAAACTTCAGCAACATTTCTACAAGATAGATGCTGTTCTCACCTTTAAAGAGACAAATCACAAAATGCTCTGGACCATGGAAAACACCTCACCATGTTCAG AGATGTTAAAATCACGTTTGATGCATGATGACCCAAAAGAAGCTAATTTCACAACACATTCTGCTGAGGGGATTACGGACGAGCCAGCTGATTTCAACAAAGAGTTTACTCCTTCCGTGCCACTAAAGACTCTATCTACAGTATCACAGACAACAGATGAAGAAACCAGCATAAACTCTGTACCAACCCAACAAATTCAAACAACTTGA
- the tardbpa gene encoding TAR DNA binding protein, like isoform X1, with protein MTECYIRVAEDENEEPMEIPSEEDGTVLLSTVAAQFPGACGLRYRSPVSQCMRGVRLVEGVLHAPESDWGNLVYVVNYPKDNKRKMDEMDAASAVKIKRGVQKTSDLIVLGLPWKTTEQDLKDYFSTFGEVIMVQVKRDAKTGNSKGFGFVRFTDYETQIKVMSQRHMIDGRWCDCKLPNSKYFLEQAGPDEPMRSRKVFVGRCTEDMTADELRQFFMQYGEVTDVFIPKPFRAFAFVTFADDQVAQSLCGEDLIIKGTSVHISNAEPKHNNSRQMMDRGRFGGFGGQGFGSSRSPNSNVNFGALSLNPAMMAAAQAALQSSWGMMGMLASQQNQTAASGTTPSGQNSGSRDQNQSYNPSSNNYNTGSSASLGWGAGTNSGSSSGFNSGFGSSMETKSSWGM; from the exons ATGACGGAGTGTTATATTCGCGTCGCGGAGGATGAGAACGAGGAGCCGATGGAGATCCCGTCCGAAGAAGACGGCACCGTGCTGCTGTCCACCGTCGCCGCGCAGTTTCCCGGTGCTTGCGGCCTTAGATACCGTAGCCCCGTGTCTCAGTGCATGAGAGGGGTCCGACTAGTGGAGGGGGTTCTTCATGCACCCGAATCAGACTGGGGCAATCTGGTGTACGTGGTTAATTATCCAAAAG ATAACAAGAGGAAGATGGATGAAATGGATGCTGCATCGGCTGTGAAGATCAAGAGAGGTGTGCAGAAGACATCAGATTTGATTGTGCTTGGGTTGCCATGGAAAACAACAGAGCAAGACCTTAAAGATTACTTCAGCACTTTTGGAGAGGTGATCATGGTGCAG GTGAAGAGAGATGCAAAAACTGGAAATTCTAAAGGATTTGGCTTTGTAAGATTTACAGACTAcgaaacacaaataaaagtcaTGTCCCAACGGCATATGATCGATGGAAGATGGTGTGACTGTAAACTCCCCAACTCAAAG TATTTCCTGGAACAGGCTGGTCCCGATGAGCCTATGAGAAGCAGGAAAGTGTTTGTGGGCCGCTGCACCGAGGACATGACAGCCGATGAGCTTAGACAGTTTTTTATGCAGTACGGCGAAGTCACAGACGTGTTCATCCCCAAACCTTTCCGAGCTTTTGCCTTTGTCACCTTTGCAGATGATCAG gTTGCCCAGTCTTTGTGCGGTGAGGACCTGATCATCAAAGGAACCAGCGTGCACATCTCCAACGCTGAGCCTAAGCACAATAATAGTAGGCAAATGATGGATCGTGGGCGATTCGGGGGGTTTGGGGGGCAGGGCTTTGGCAGTAGTCGCAGTCCAAACAGCAATGTGAATTTTGGGGCTCTTAGCCTGAATCCAGCCATGATGGCAGCTGCTCAGGCAGCCCTCCAGAGTAGCTGGGGCATGATGGGAATGCTGGCCAGTCAGCAGAATCAGACAGCCGCCTCTGGCACTACCCCTAGCGGGCAGAACAGTGGTAGTAGAGATCAGAACCAGAGTTACAACCCAAGCAGCAATAACTACAACACCGGCAGCTCAGCTAGTCTCGGGTGGGGGGCGGGTACTAATTCAGGCTCGAGCAGTGGGTTCAACTCCGGCTTTGGGTCTAGCATGGAGACAAAGTCCAGCTGGGGAATGTAG